ACCGGGTAAACAAGTGGCAGCTGAAGTAAGTAATCTGCTAGTGCCTGTAAAAGGGGTATGCTCCCACACCTATGGGTTCTCTTGTATGTCTGGAGAAGAGACACAGATCTGGCTGTTACCATTGTGTGAGAGGCTACCGGAGCCAAAGAGAGTACCAAGGGGCCCAAGCGAAGCCCGAGAAAAGAAACCTATAGGGAAGCAGGTTCTACAAAAGGGTCTGTGTATTGACTGGTCATAGAGAAGGTGACTCTCTGAAGAGCTGCAGCAGAGGGAAGTGCTCAGAAAGGTTGTACACCTTGTTTGGGTAGAGACAACCCATATAGATCCTGAGGTATGAGGGTCATCTATTTATCCAGAGACAGTGGAAAAAGTgactgtatttgttttattttttttaaaaagctgagCTGTTGAAAATAAAGTGCAGTAAGAAAACTGTTTTAAATGGCAGTTTGGTGTCCCTACCAGCTTGAGCAAGTCCCAGCAATGtctttatattgtataaatagcATCAACCAGCATCTTCTTTCAAATGTGTCTGGAAAGTTATAGACCCAAGAATTGCTTGAATACTTCTGATACACTTGGCTTCTGTAGAAACTTGGCAGTTTTCAGTTGACAATTAATTTCACAGACATTTTCAACATGTTTTTGCTTGAGCTTTTAAAAAACTTGAACTCCatagggctcatgtacatctgcaagtgcagttgtggttccGGCAATTTGTCAGTTGTGTGCCAAACCACACACATTTCCAGTGATTACATTTTACTTCCAGTGACTGGATATTTCAAAAATTCAGACCTTACATGCATTTAAAAACAATCTTACTGTGTTCTTCACAGTAGAGTCAGAATCCATcatgtaaatgttatttgctGAAACAGAGCTTTAACTGGGTTCTGACTCAACAGTCTATACAATTCTGTAACTGAAACATTCAATCAGTTAATAAGTTTAGGGCAATCAAGTCATATTTTTCTTCCATTCACTTAGATGTGACTCCCATTACTCACACTGTGTTGAGAACTATCACTAAAGTGATGTTTTCCGCTAAAATTAAAAAGCTAAGCATCTTTGCCTCATTTTGTTACAGGAAGATtggaattctctatttttcagtgtgtaaataagaggatttacaagagggcccagggcaatgtacagcagtgaaaaatatttatctatttttagggaataacttgtggtgggtctcatatacaggcaaataactgtcatataaagggttatcacacaggccaggtgagaagcacaggtagaaaaggctttttgtctcccctctgaggattgtattttcaggatagcagagatgataaatatgtatgaggtcagagtaaggaggaaggaattgacagtcagcaatgtcccttcaatgtaaatgaaaagttccacactaaaagtgctgctgcaggaaagttttagcaatggtgtgatatcacagaaaaaatggttaataagatgggaagcacaatatgatagtttagatataaggacAATTATGCTGTAGGGGTCagcaaacccaacagtgaatgctgcagttataagcccagcacagtgtttcctgctcattcgggcaatgtaataaaggggatcacagatggcaacataacgatcatatgccatggccgtcaggagaaagtattcactgctAATCATGGACATAAAGACATAcaattgagtcatacaccccaagaatgaaatgttattttgttgtgtgagaagaatatgtagcaaattgggtaaaatatttgaggtggaagaaatgtctatgagtgaaaggttcagcaagaatatgtacatgggggtgtgtaagtgaggattgcatgaaatgactaagaatatgatgagatttcccagcagaatgatgagatagattccaaggaatagcacaaaaagagagatatgaagctcaggagtatcagagaacccttggatgatgaatcctgaaacattttctttactttctaGTGTCATTTTTCAACTCTTTCTTCAATGTTTAGATAAACTATGgtaaacatgtatatatatatataatttataaatataatattattaagaTATAGTAACCTCCAGCTCCACCTCCATATTCcagaaattgtatttttgaaaTTGGACTATTGGACGTTGCTGGTAACCCTCTTATGGCCACTGCTTCAGTTTATGAGTTTAGATCCTCAGGACAGGAATCTTATTCTTTCTGTAAGAATTGATCAAAGCGCAGAGACATTTGCCTATGCAGGCAGAAGAGTTTATGCCAGGaaccttttatcatacaaatacattagtcagatagatcttgtcgttgctcagcctgaggggcagaaggttgttccatgcaggggcacagagtctgccggtctctttaggaacccagtttatataaccagtgtgacacacAATATTCTTCAGGGAATAGAAGATAATTAGCTAATTTTCTATGTATCTATTCTGTAAAAGCTATAATCTGTGAAACAGACAGTCCTTATGGTAAATATCTCTCTAGGGAAAAAGTTgtagaaaaaatatttctgtaaactTCACAGTTATATTATCCTTTATCATCCTTTATTAaggattttgtttttataatgGCCTTGTTTGAGTATAAATCTGCTTATCTCCTGTAGTGTTTATTGTTACTGATCAGAAATATTTCTCTTCAGACTTCGATCTCTCCGACCAGACCGCATTCATTATTTGCCATTGTATATATACCTGACCTCATCAGTCTTGTTCAAAGAACACAATTTATTTTGGCCTCTGAAACTCACTGCTATACTCTTTTCCAATTGGTATTACCAAGCACATATTTAATGCCACCCCTTTAGCATGTGTGGTAGGCCACACTGTTTAAAAAAGTCATAAGGTTGGTGTCTGATCATTTCCATGAAAACAAATTCTTCAGTCTAATTTACTCCCTCAGTCAGTAGAGGTGGTAGAGCCACTTTTTGCTGCCATTACACAttacgctacttatgtacacagtgctgtacaatagaacaatacattaatacaacagggggttattaaaataatagatacatataaagtataataataaatacaaggtacagatgtaataagttaagaatcaaagagacaaaaggATGGGGGTCCCCTCCcaattgagcttacaatctaaatggaagtgtaacttacagacacaaataggaagaTATTGGTACTATAGGTTACAGTACCAATATAAGTGCTatgttttgctgcaattacaTCTTCAACTGTTTTGTGGTAAGTAGACACATCTTTTGCCCACTGTTTTGGCACATACTCCCAAGCAGATTTTCTTATTATTGTTTGGGTTTGTTTGATGATGTTTGCACACCTCAGGTTTCTAATAGTGCCATGGATTTTCAGCAGTTCCTGAGCAGACATATCAAATGATTAAGTAAGCAATGCCCTTTTTAGGTCTCTATCACCAGAGATTCAAGTCATTCCTCTTCACCTGTATAGATTCTTACAGTACTGATGCACTTCATTTATATTGCTTCCTTTCTTTATAAGTGTGTTGAGATTTTTGCATTTCTAGTACTCTCAAGAGGAACCAGTTACAATGCAAAAAGACCCAAGAACATCTGAGTAGCATAGGGCTCAAATTGAAAAGAAATTTGACTTTTGAAgtgcataaatgtataaaaacaaatcaCTCTTCCTCATGTTCTGCCTGCATTCCTTTTAAGCCATCCAGCTTCTGTGACAGGTTGAATGATCCAACTAACTGGGAGTTAGGAGGCAAGAGGCCTGCTGGGAGTCCTAGTGTACATCTATTAAAGGGAGAGGTCCAGAAAAATTTGACACCCAATCTACATGGTGGGCTATAAAGGAGCCCTGATGCAACTCCCAGGCAGAAAAAGAGAGTCTGTTCAGAATACGAGACAGGAATCTATATCTGCCTGAGTCAACCATGGCCAGCTCCAGGTGTTCAGCTGGAAGAGTCTTTTATCTGCTAGTGAGTCTTGCCTTGCATGTGCTCACTGCAGAAGTGCTTATTTGTAAAGATGCCTATTGCTTATTTGTATAGATGCCTATTATGTTCAAAACACATCTGCCTGCTCTATAAATGTACGTTTTAGGTGTATAGTATGGGCTGCAGAGGGAGGTTTAAATGGTAAAGGGTTAATTTTCCCTATCAACCAGGTAAATAAGTGGCAGCTGAAGTAAGAGCTGATATTGCCCACATCTATGGGTACTCTTGTGTGTCTGAAGAAGAGACACAGGTCGTGCTGTTACCATTGTGTGAGAGGCTACTGGAGCCAAAGAGAGTACCAAGGGGCCCAAGAGAAGTCCGAGAAAGGAAACCTATGGGGAAGCAGGTTCTATGAAGGGGTCTGGGTATTGACTGGTCAGAGAGAAGGTGACTCTCTGAAGAGCTACAGCAGAGGGAAGTGATCAGAAAGGTTGTATACCTTGTTTCTGTAGAGACAACCCATATAGATCCTGAGGAGTGAGGGTCATCTATTTATCCAGAAACAGTGGAAAAGGTGActgaattttgtatttttgtataaaagCTGAACTTTTGATAAGTGTTTTAAATTGTAGTATGGCGTCCCTGTCTACCACCTGCCAGTACTAGCTTGAGCACATCCCAACAATGtctatattttgtataaatagCATCAACCAGCACCTTCTTTCAAATGTGTTTAAAAACCTAAAGACTTATACCATTGCTTgaatgctttggttacacttggCTTCTTAAGAAACTTTTCTAAACTTTTCAGTTGCCAATTTCTTTCACAgaaattttcaaaatgtttttcctcGAGCCttttatatttgagtttaaaAAACTTGAACTCCATAGGGCTCACCGAGTTCAGTTGTGGTTCCTGCAATTTTTTCAGTTGTGTGCCAAACCACACACATTTCCAGTGATTACATTTTACATCCAGTGACTGGATATTTTGCCAGTTCTGAAACCGGCAACAATTTCAAAAATTCAGTGTTTACTTGGATTTGTATAAAATCTTACTGTGTTCTTCCATGGGTTTTCAGAGGGCTGATTGATAGACTGTTGCAGAATAAAGGTTCATTGGTGGATCGTTGCATTACTCAACAAAGTGTTCTGACATCTTCATATTGTCCCTCTGCTCAAAATGTTGTGTTAACagtacaaacaaattattttcatGTCATTTATCAATTATTTATACAATATGTGCATGTAGAAGTCTCTATCAGCAGAGTTTCAAGACCTTCTGATTTTTTCACTACCTCTTTTCCTGATCACTTGGTGACTGACACTTCCCCAAACTTGTATTATTAGTGCTAGGATGGAACACTGAAACATTACATCAGTAGAGTCAGAATCCATCATGTAAATGTCTTTTGCTGGAACAGAGCTCTACCTGGGTTCTGACTCAACAGTCTATACAATTCTGGAACTGCAACATTCAATCAGTTAATAAGTTTAGGACAATCAAGTCATATTTTTCTTCAGTTCACTAAGATGTGACTCCCATTACTCACACCTTGTTTAAAGTGATGTTTTCCACTAAAATGAAAAAGCTAAGCATCTTTGCCTCATTTTGTTACAGGAAGattgaaattctttatttttcagtgtgtaaataagaggatttagcacagggcccaggacaatgtacagcagtgagaaatacttgtctctttttagggaataacttgtggtgggtctcatatacaggcaaataactgtcccataaagggttatcacacaggccaggtgagaagcacaggtagaaaaggctttttgtctcccctctgaggattgtattttcaggatagcagagatgataaatatgtatgaggtcagagtaaggaggaaggcatTGACAGTTAGCAATGCCCCCTCAATGTAAAtggaaagttccacactaaaagtgctgctgcaggaaagttttaacAATGGAgtgatatcacagaaaaaatggttaataagatgggaagcacaatatgatagtttagatataagtacAGTTATGCTGTAGGGGTCACCAAACCCAatagtgaatgctgcagttataagcccagcacagtgtttcctggtcattcgggcaatgtaatgaaggggatcacagatggcaacataacgatcatatgccatggccgtcaggaggaAGTATTCACTGCTAACCATGGAGATAAagacatacatttgagtcatacaccccaagaatgaaatgttattttgttgtgtgagaagaatatgtagcaaatttggtaaaatatttgaggtggaaaaaatgtctatgagtgaaaggttcagcaagaatctgtacatgggggtgtgtaagtgaggattgcatgaaatgactaagaatatgatgagatttcccagcagaatgatgagatagattccaaggaatagcacaaaaagagagatttgaagctcaggagtatcagagaacccttggatgatgaatcctgaaacattttctttactttctaTGGTCATTTTTCAAGTCTTTCATCTATGTTCAAAGTAAActatggtaaatatatatataatttataaatataatattattaaaatagagtAACCTCCATCTGCATTCCAGAAATTGCATTTTGGTAATTGGACTATTGGACGTTGCCGGTAACCCTCTTAGCAAATGTTCCAGACATGGCTTTGTCGTGGCCACTGCTTCAGTTTAGATCCTCAGGACAGGAACCTTATTTTTTCTGTAAGAACTGATCAAAGCTCAGAGACAGTGTATTTGCCTGTGCAGATAGATGAGTTTATGCCAGgtaccttttatcatacaaatacattagtcatatagatcttgtctttgctcagcctgaggagcagaaggttgttccatgcaggggcacagagtctgccggtctctttaggaacccagtttatataaccagtgcgACAAAGGGAATTCCTCAGGGAATACACAATAATTAGCtaattttttatacatatattcttAGTGCTCTGTAAAAACTATAATCTGTGATATGTGCTGTCTTTATGGTAAATATCTCTTTAGGGAAAAAGTTGTAGAAAAAATATTTCTGCAAACTTCACAGTTATATTATCCTTTATCATCCTTTATTAaggattttgtttttataatgtCCTTGTGTTTGAGTATAAATCTGCTTATCTCCTGTAGTGTTTATTGTTACTGATCAGAAATATTTCTCTTCAGACTTTGATCTCTCCGACCAGACCGCAATCATTATTTGCCATTGTATATATACCTGACCTCATCAGTCTTGTACAAAGAACACAATTTATTTTGACTTCTGACATTCACTGCTATACTCTTTTCCAATTGGTATTACCAAGCACATATTTTAATTgtaacaatacattaatacaacagggggttattaaaattataaatacatatataaagtataataataaatacaaggtacggaTGCAATAAGCTAAGAATAAAAGAGACCTGAGAATGGAGGTCCCctgcctgtagagcttacaatctaaatgggattGTAACTGACAGACACAAATACGAGGATATTGGTACTGTAGGCTatagtgggtgacactgcaatagaagttcccagatcaggtgctgtgcaaaTGCTacaagaggtagtctttgagtttagttctaaaaagactgagggaggattctctctggaggaattcagggagcAATTGAAGGGCCTCAACTCTCATTGTTGAGagaaggagaattctggcagcagtatttaatacagactgtaggggggtaTAGATGGGAGTTGggaaggccagttagtagcaggttacagtagtctagtcaggatagaatgagagcatgcattagcagcctagctgttactgttgaaagaaaggaaaataatttggaaatattgcataagaaaaagtgacaggttttgaagGTGGTTAaaatggtcagagaaggagagagaggagtcaaGGCCCCTCCCCACATTATGCCGAGTCGATAGAATTGATGAgcatgccatcaatagagatagtaaagggggagtaggaccaggctagggtggaaagatcattagttcggTTTTGGTTAGGTTTAGATTGAGGTGGTTTTGGTTcttccaattggagatagctagaaggcagagatttgagtctcagtttcaactgttattgaaggggttgaaaagtatatc
The sequence above is a segment of the Xenopus tropicalis strain Nigerian chromosome 7, UCB_Xtro_10.0, whole genome shotgun sequence genome. Coding sequences within it:
- the LOC116412313 gene encoding olfactory receptor 1F1-like translates to ICDPLYYIARMSRKHCAGLITAAFTVGFADPYSIIVLISKLSYCASHLINHFFCDITPLLKLSCSSTFSVELFIYIEGTLLTVNSFLLTLTSYIFIISAILKIQSSEGRQKAFSTCASHLACVITLYMTVICLYMRPTTSYSLKIDKYFSLLYIALGP
- the LOC116412163 gene encoding olfactory receptor 1F1-like, whose product is ICDPLHYIARMTRKHCAGLITAAFTIGFGDPYSITVLISKLSYCASHLINHFFCDITPLLKLSCSSTFSVELSIYIEGALLTVNAFLLTLTSYIFIISAILKIQSSEGRQKAFSTCASHLACVITLYGTVICLYMRPTTSYSLKRDKYFSLLYIVLGPLVGSFNLSQKLDGLKGMQAEHEEE